TGTTTTAGCATCATTCGAGCAATACCTGTTTCCGAACGGGGTTCATCTTAGACTGGTCTAGATTAGTCTGTCCTACGGGAGGGATGTGGATGCCAGTGTAGTATGCAAAAAAAGTTTCGTTTTCATCTTCACATTAATGAAAATCTTAGCAACCCAACTCAACTCAACACGGCATGTGTACCAATATAGTTGAGAATGTAATCCGTTTCACTGGGAACTGTCTCAACCTTCATTCTTTATCTGGGCTTGGGAATAGCTAAGTTGGAACAATTTAGGCCAATTTATGTACAACAATCTGAGCAGAGTCATAGGGGTTATATTTATCAATGAGTTGATGCAATTTGTTTTAAACTGCcgcattacataatttattggaAACTTTTGGGTCATTAGAATTAGTTTGAATGGTATCTGactatttgtattcatttagTGCATTAGCATTTCAAACAACATTGGCTGGTTGCCCTTCAACTTAAATTTTAAGTAGAAGCAATCTCCATTTCCAAGAGGGTGTTTTGATGTTCAAATTTTTGTTTAGAAGGTATGGGATTTGTAACATGTATCCAAATTATAACGCCTGTACCTTTAGCCTGAtagttttgtaattttgtttgcAAGTACTGAATTCTTTCATAAAAGAATTCATCAACACAGTGCTCACAAGAGATTACAGAAAGCCAGATTAGCATAGAGTTCATAATTCATTAGATATGGTGGTAGTttctgttgagcatataatatataagcagAAATCtgtaatccaactatcagcttaggcttttagttgaaatggagcacatgcttcaatttggtatccaAGCCAATCCCATGCCAAAGGTGATGGGTTTGAATCTCCGCGTCATCTAATAGAAGAATTCACATGTTGCTTAGTGGAGCCCATCAAAAAAAGTAATTGGCTCACACACGTGAGGTagtgtgttgagcatataatatataaacattaatgtacaatccaactatcaacctaagtttttagttgagatggagcacatgcttcaatcgTTTCATGGACGTTGTGTGTTCCGTAATTTGTCTTGCCTTCGTTGGCATAATCAATTCAATAGTATGCTGCTGCATTTACTTAATGTTTCATTGTTCTTGACCAATTTTGTCTCACATAGTACTTTTTATCAGAGCAAGGAAGAAGGAACTCACTAGAGCTGAAGTGGACTGGAGCTCTGACTTGTTGCATTCTTGCTTCCATGTAGTGATGGCAAAATAAATGTGTTGTGCAAAACAGCAAAATCATAAGTCATAAAGAGTCTTGCCTTTGTGTAattgttgcaacttgcaagtcTATCTTCTTCATTCATCAGTGCTACTTAGATATGCGTTACTGTTCCTTCATTTTCAGTGACTAGTTTCTAGACTTTAATGGGGGCACTCAATATAGTTtaagaaaatgataaaataagcTCCTAAATTTTATCTGAAAAGTCAAATAGgtctctaaacttttaaaaagtgcaattacacattttaatatgttaaattgAGGCAATGAGGCCGAAATGTTGTCGGTTGCCAGATTTTCACACCTAAACttaaatgacctgtaataactgaGTCATTTACCGGTTTTTGGGTTTCATTGTctcaatttaacatgttaaaagggtgtaatttcactttttaaaagtttagtgaattaattgacttttcaggtaaagtttaagggcttatttgactttttttccCATATAATTTTGCAATTCTCTTGGTAAATGGAAGCAATTGTtgcctccttttttttttagttaaacaTGGCAATTCCAAACTGCTGCATATAAATCTACCCAGAATTTATTATAGCTAACCGTCAATCAATTTATGAATTGTTGGGCAAATGCATTTGGCTTATTTGTACGCATTGtccaattgttatgccgtggacctgggtctacattcatatacactatactctatattcacatacactatactctacattcacactttgtaaactctatattcacacattacatgattatatgatactctacattcacactttgtaaactccacattcacacattacaagattatatgtttagtaactatattaccactgttatgcattcacacattcaaaactctatattcacaggtcttatactccatattcacaacttgaaaacttcacattcacacattacagggctacaagttgttagaacttcttaactctattacagattcacacatgcataactctacattcacatttctatactctatattcacaatttgaaaccttcacattcacacatttttgggcaactctacattcacacaatcataactgTACATTCCTgattcctatactctacattcacacatttttggacaactctatattcagcaatatgtttactaatttaaaaaaaaaaaaaaaagacaaaaacggcGTAGTTTTGgagggtccacagcataatttgcccgcGTAGTCGGCGTAGATATATGTTGGGTATTCAGCTTTGGGTCAAGTAAGAAAGGTACATAATAAAATGGGTCAATAGACACTATCAGATCCGTTGTAGTCTAGTTGGTTAGGATACTTGGCTCTTACccgagagacccgggttcgattacCGGCAATGGAATGTTGTTTATTTTGGCATTATTAAATCCAACAACCAACAACGTTTCATTCGtttcttctccatttcttgTTACGTACGAAGGCCAAATTAAAGCTCAGTGTTGCCTCAGCTTTTCTTCCTAttttagtcaatttttttttttttttttttatcatactGCAGATTACTGCttagtattataattataaaatgtagAGAAACGGATCACAAAAACAACTTAACTTCGGCCGGCAACAACAACAGAATGGATGGTCCCTCATGAGTCATCACTGAGAAACACACaagaaaaaattgaactttgaattgccagagagagagagagggaatggAATTGGAAAACGGTGTTCAGAGATGGGTAGTTGACATCTCGGAGTGGGACCCAACACCCCATGGCTTTTCCTTCGCCATGTCCTTTCTTCCCAACCATGAACATTCCTCCATCACTAGGTCTCCTGCAACTCTCTATTTCATTGTTTTATGCTAAattcatattctttttttttttttttttttttttttttctttttttaaattttNTTTGCTAATAACCACTCATATATAACAAGTATATGCAGAAAGAGTAGACTGGTATGCATAGATATATGGTGTTTTGATTGCCTTTCTTGATTTTTTACTTAGCATATAGATTATGATTACAAGTTTAGGGTATGTTGGAATTCTTTGAATTTGAGGTGAGCAATATTGGCTATTATGTCTGCCACTCTGCCTCATTGATTGCCTGATGCTTACTATGAGGCTGACATAAATAACCCCTTTCATACTCCATAGTAAGGTTTCTTTGTGGGGCAACCCGATCAAGTTAGTCGGACAATTAGCTTGACAGTCATAATGTTCCAAGTTCGCCTCCCCTTGACCtgtctattggccttctttGTTTGAGTCGATCAGTAATGAACggcctaggttggtttacctcagTCTTTTGTTAGCTAGGGTCATAGGGCGGGCTTTACCCAGAGCCCACCTTCGGTAGCGGCTATGGGTTTCCCATAAATCAAAGTAAGGTTTCTTTGTGTATTTGGGTTTGTCTAATTCTTGATTTTGATCAAATTATTAGGAGTTTGGAGTTATAGACTGCACAATCTACTTTTTACATGGTTAGCGAATATTATAGTCTATGGATATACATTTTAACTTGATTAAGCAAATGATCTATAAAGAAGTTGGGCCAGAGTATAGTTATCAGATTGTTGATGTGCAATAGTGAATCAGCAACTCAATTTTGATATGGATGCTGCTTAATTTTTACATAGATGCCTAAGATATCAATCAAATCTCTTGAAATGGATTTAAATTGTGGACTTAACTAATGCTTTATATTATTagatttgtcaaaattgaagaTAGGAAACGAGCTCTGGTGAGCAGATTGTTGCAGTATGCTTTGGTACATCAAGTATTGGGAATCCCGTACAATGAGATATGTATTAGGCGCACCGTTGAGGGGAAACCATATCTGGTATGGATAGATTGTGCTCAGTTGTGCTTAGCCCATTTTATTCACAATGACTTCCATTATGCTCTTTAATTCTTAACTTTTGCTCGGTATGCAAATGCTCATCTATCCTACACTTATTGTTTTTCCTCCCTATTTTTATGGTCTGCCTTCTCAATTGACCTTAGATCGATATGACACGAactattattttgattttaattgtgGCTTAGCTCTAACTTTTTGCAAAGGAGCATCTTGACGAATCTAATAGTATTGCTTTTGCATCCATCTTTTGTAGGTATATGGCGGTACTGTCTTGGACTTTCCAAACTTTAACTTCAATGCTTCTCATCAAGGTGATTACGTGGCAATAGCTTCTGAACCAATATGTCTCGTTGGACTGGATATTGTTGATCATTACATCCCTGAGAAAGAATCAGTTAGAGAATTCATTCAAAGCTTTTCATCGTACTTCTCGAGATTAGAATGGAATGCAATTTTAAATGCAGGCTCTGACGATCAAATGTTAGGAGAGTTTTATAGGTATGATGCTCTTAAAATCCTCGAGTGGGAATATTAATTAGTGAACAAGTAACTTTTAGGCTTACTCATACCCAAACTAATCAAGTTTTTTGAGTTTAAGTATTAGTTGTAAATACGGGGTATGATCACTCAAAATGCGGTTTTAATTGATAACTCTGTTATAATAGTTTTGAAAGACATTACAAGAAGTTAAAGAACATTGAACTACCCTCTGCAGATACTGGAGTTTGAAGGAAGCGTTCGTCAAAGCCATGGGTGAAGGTGTTGGGCACAGATTGGACAACGTCGAATTTCACCACACTAGTTGGGAGAACATACTTGTCAGAGTCGATGGTAAAGAACTGAAAGACTGGAGATTTTGGCTATTTGAACTGGGAAAGAATCACGTGGTTAGTCCATATCgtgtttttcttattatctcTTGAAAATCTCGTTTTTCTCACTAACATTCAAATTAGGAAAACTTAATCTGTGCATACTGTTAATAGTCCGACATTGAAAAGATAAGAGAGAACTTATGAGGTGACATTGACCCAATCTTAGattttaacatggtatcagagtctGGTTTGGTccatcttagattataacacaTACCAACACTTTAGTGTAGGCTTCGATTGCGAGGGGTCATCCAATGTCTGCTACTGCAACTTACAAGAAAACACAGAGGCGGGCTGTTTTTGATGAGAAAGAATACAACCGCGGTCTTCATCTTCCAAACGCTGGATTTTTGTTGCGAAAGGTAGACGAGCTTTTTCCCTACCGTTGTGGGGTAGTTAGAATGCCTATTGGGTTATTGCAGAGAGGTGATGCTTCAGAGAATGAAGGAGAAGTGAAAGGCAGCCACTGATATGGTTTGGCACTTGAAAGAAAGATCGAATGATGTCCATTCACCACAAGGTAGCTATGGTTTAGCATCAATTTTTGTATCGTGCGGGCCAAAGAGTTGTTTTCAGTTCAATGACGTAATTGTATTTTTGCTATACGATGACGGGCTTATTTAACCCTTATATGGCAAAAAGAACAGTCTTATCCGTGACATAACTCTAATACCACTTTTAGAATAAGTGCTTACtattatgccaaaagttatagttcACAGTGTAATAACAACTTTATTTCGTTATACCGTCACCATATTTTTGAAAGACAGGATGTTAGACTTGACATTCACCTTAGCCACCGAttactggacttggccctttactggCCTCAGTACAACACTAAGCAATATTATTAGTAACTAAACTTTACAAATCAAGTAAATATCCCAGATTTTGATAGAAGAATATCAGAGTTGTTACATAGTTAAACAATCAACCAAAACGACAACATTGATTATCATTAAAGAAATCTAAATGTGTagttaaacaaacaaaaaacaaaacaaataaagagAGTAAAAGAAGTGAAGCACAAAATGTCAAAAGTACACAAAATGCACAAAGTATACATCTTTCATAGCTTAGTACCATTTCCAtttctcttatataatttagTTCTAGACTTCTAGTAAAGATACATATATCAGAAAGATATTGATATAGAATACTTTAGTTGTACTTTTGTATTTACAAAGAGAATGAAGTTACAAAGTTATCACTGTAGTTGACAATAAGTTCATGGTATGCAAATGAagaactaaaaatagaaaacatagaGATTAAAGATtagaattaaatatgaaattgacACAACAGTTGATGACTAAACATGAAGTTAACACTAAAAGATTTAGCAAAATTGCTCTCTAAAAAAATGTTCTCAAAATTCATGAAAGGAATCCTTAGCTAAACTACACAAAACTTGAGTTTGAGAGCATTGCTTTTGAGACTTTAACAGAGTATACAAAAAGAATGGGCATTGGGCATAATTACAGTTACCAATTGGGCATTATATATAGCTTGAGCTAGCACTTGAGTCCAAACAAGAAATCAATCGTTTTCTCCAGTCCCTAGCAGTTCATATTATCCACAAGAATGTACACCGGTAAGTGACGACTAAAACATGTTTAGCTCTGAAAGATCATCCATGGGTATTTC
This portion of the Ipomoea triloba cultivar NCNSP0323 chromosome 5, ASM357664v1 genome encodes:
- the LOC116020812 gene encoding L-aminoadipate-semialdehyde dehydrogenase-phosphopantetheinyl transferase-like → MELENGVQRWVVDISEWDPTPHGFSFAMSFLPNHEHSSITRFVKIEDRKRALVSRLLQYALVHQVLGIPYNEICIRRTVEGKPYLVYGGTVLDFPNFNFNASHQGDYVAIASEPICLVGLDIVDHYIPEKESVREFIQSFSSYFSRLEWNAILNAGSDDQMLGEFYRYWSLKEAFVKAMGEGVGHRLDNVEFHHTSWENILVRVDGKELKDWRFWLFELGKNHVASIARGHPMSATATYKKTQRRAVFDEKEYNRGLHLPNAGFLLRKVDELFPYRCGVVRMPIGLLQRGDASENEGEVKGSH